One Glycine max cultivar Williams 82 chromosome 4, Glycine_max_v4.0, whole genome shotgun sequence DNA segment encodes these proteins:
- the LOC100811980 gene encoding leucine-rich repeat receptor-like serine/threonine/tyrosine-protein kinase SOBIR1 — protein MAEKMKTHYFPLFSFFFFFFLISINAKLDLYPSDYKALLTLQKDLRVNGQLAAATEACETEGVLCERRRLSGKETYALRITRLVFKSNNLNGVLSPSIGRLTELKELSLSDNQLVDRVPPQIVDCRKLEILDLANNIFSGEVPSELSSLTRLRVLDLSTNRLSGNLNFLKYFPNLETLSVADNLFTGRVPPSVRSFRNLRHFNFSGNRFLDPSLQSSSPDTILSRRFLSEDGDGDVPAPAPAPNNSQKKKSNASTHAAAAAPGPAPNHTNKHKHSKRKLLGWILGFVAGALGGTLSGFVFSLMFKLALALIKGRGRKAGPDIYSPLIKKAEDLAFLEKEEGIASLEIIGRGGCGEVYKAELPGSNGKMIAIKKIVQPPKDGAELAEEDSKVLNKKMRQIRSEINTVGQIRHRNLLPLLAHVSRPECHYLVYEFMKNGSLQDTLSKVERGESELDWLSRHKISLGVAAGLEYLHMNHNPRIIHRDLKPANILLDDDMEARIADFGLAKAMPDYKTHITTSNVAGTVGYIAPEYHQILKFTDKCDIYSYGVILGVLVIGKLPSDDFFQHTEEMSLVKWMRKTLSSENPKEAINSKLLGNGYEEQMLLVLKIACFCTMDDPKERPNSKDVRCMLSQIKH, from the coding sequence ATGGCTGAGAAAATGAAAACTCACTACTTTCCtctcttttcattctttttcttcttcttcttaatctCCATCAACGCCAAACTTGATCTCTACCCTTCAGACTACAAGGCACTCCTCACTCTGCAGAAGGACCTCCGAGTCAACGGTCAACTCGCGGCGGCAACTGAGGCGTGCGAAACGGAGGGCGTGCTCTGCGAGCGGAGGCGGCTCTCCGGCAAGGAAACCTACGCGCTCCGAATCACCAGACTCGTCTTCAAATCGAACAACCTAAATGGTGTTTTGTCTCCTTCCATCGGACGCCTCACGGAGCTCAAGGAACTCTCTCTCTCCGACAACCAACTCGTTGACCGAGTCCCTCCCCAAATCGTTGACTGCCGAAAGCTCGAAATCCTCGACCTCGCCAACAACATCTTCTCCGGCGAGGTCCCCTCCGAGCTCTCCTCCCTCACGCGCCTCCGCGTGCTGGACCTCTCCACCAACAGGCTCTCCGGCAACCTTAATTTTCTCAAATACTTTCCCAATTTGGAAACTCTTTCAGTAGCCGACAACCTCTTCACCGGAAGAGTCCCTCCCTCGGTCCGCTCCTTCCGGAACCTACGACACTTTAATTTCTCCGGCAACCGCTTCCTCGACCCCTCTCTACAATCATCCTCACCAGACACAATTCTCTCTAGACGTTTTCTATCAGAAGACGGTGATGGTGATGTTCCTGCACCTGCTCCTGCACCTAATAACTCACAGAAGAAGAAATCCAATGCTTCTACtcatgctgctgctgctgcaccTGGTCCTGCACCTAACCATACCAATAAGCACAAGCACAGTAAGAGAAAACTCTTGGGGTGGATTCTGGGGTTTGTAGCAGGGGCACTGGGGGGAACCTTATCAGGATTCGTGTTTTCTTTGATGTTCAAGCTCGCTCTCGCGTTGATCAAAGGAAGAGGAAGGAAAGCGGGGCCTGATATCTATAGTCCATTGATCAAGAAAGCAGAAGATTTGGCCTTCttggaaaaagaagaaggaatcgCGTCGTTGGAGATCATCGGGCGCGGTGGCTGTGGAGAGGTCTACAAGGCAGAGTTACCGGGAAGCAACGGGAAAATGATCGCTATAAAGAAAATCGTTCAGCCTCCGAAAGACGGTGCTGAGTTAGCAGAAGAGGACAGCAAGGTTCTGAACAAGAAAATGAGGCAAATTCGATCGGAGATCAACACCGTGGGACAAATTAGACACAGAAACCTTCTGCCTCTGCTGGCGCACGTGTCTAGACCGGAATGTCACTACCTTGTGTACGAGTTCATGAAAAATGGAAGCTTGCAAGACACTCTGAGCAAGGTCGAGAGGGGCGAGAGCGAGTTGGATTGGTTGTCAAGGCACAAGATCTCCCTCGGTGTGGCTGCTGGGCTTGAATACCTTCACATGAATCACAACCCACGAATCATTCATAGAGATCTCAAGCCTGCTAATATCCTTCTTGACGATGACATGGAGGCAAGAATTGCTGATTTTGGACTCGCCAAGGCTATGCCCGATTACAAGACTCACATAACAACCTCCAATGTGGCTGGCACTGTGGGCTATATTGCTCCTGAGTATCATCAGATACTCAAGTTCACTGATAAGTGTGATATTTACAGTTATGGAGTGATTCTTGGTGTATTGGTCATTGGTAAGCTTCCTTCTGATGATTTCTTTCAGCACACTGAAGAGATGAGTTTGGTCAAGTGGATGAGGAAGACTTTAAGCTCCGAGAATCCCAAGGAGGCAATTAATTCAAAGCTGCTGGGGAATGGGTATGAGGAGCAGATGCTTCTTGTTTTGAAGATTGCATGCTTTTGCACTATGGATGATCCCAAGGAGAGGCCTAACAGTAAGGATGTTAGGTGCATGCTGTCACAGATCAAACACTGA
- the SEOC gene encoding sieve element occlusion c yields the protein MSNMSNPKMQQRRERRMFSTSDDSAMTKQVEATHAPDGREIDVKPILQIVDEILVRFIARTVEGHEVKRDQDALEMTAALAEFDMLDSLAYIINKISCELSCKCSGGGDAHSSTMVLLNYMSSYAWHAKVVLTLAAFAVIFGEFWLVAQLSAENTLAKSVALLKQLPDIAENFMSLKPHFEALIRLVKAAMDVTMCIVEFKELPSEYISEDTPPMSVASTHIPIASYWVIRSIVACSSQIASLVGMRNESISSTTEAWELSSLAHKVSSIYEHLKNQLVLCYQYIDDKRHIEAFHNLIRLFETVHVDNMKILRALIYAKDDVLPLVDGTTKSRVSLEVLRRKHVLLLISDLDLSQEEILVLDNLYKDARARGDTHYEMVWIPVVDKATWNETSKQKFEYLQSLMAWYSVYDPFIIEPSAIKYIKEVWNFSKTAILVALDPQGKLSSPNVVHMLWIWGNLAFPFTSEKEESLWKQEIWSLELLVDGIDPTVLEWMTDGKLICLYGGEDLEWIEKFTTTAISVAKAGKFELEMAYVGKSNAKERMQKMIKTFTTRKFSYFWPNVTSIWFFWTRLESMLYSKLQHGRTVENDDIMSQVMTVLSFDGSDRGWAIFCRGATEMARAKGDSALICLQDFDKWKDRIEEDGVVQAMNDYLNKNKPPHHCNRLILPGSTGGIPQKVVCAECGRQMEKYFMYRCCVE from the exons ATGAGCAACATGAGCAACCCTAAGATGCAGCAAAGGAGGGAGCGACGCATGTTCTCCACCTCTGATGACAGTGCCATGACCAAGCAAGTTGAGGCCACTCATGCCCCTGATGGTCGTGAAATTGATGTCAAACCCATTCTCCAAATTGTGGATGAAATCTTGGTTCGGTTCATTGCTCGCACCGTTGAGGGTCATGAA GTAAAGCGAGATCAAGATGCATTGGAGATGACTGCTGCTCTGGCTGAATTTGACATGCTTGACTCGCTGGCTTATATCATAAACAAAATTTCCTGCGAG CTATCATGCAAGTGCTCGGGAGGGGGAGATGCACATTCATCAACTATGGTGCTACTGAATTACATGTCTAGCTATGCATGGCATGCGAAAGTTGTGTTAACCTTAGCTGCCTTTGCTGTTATTTTTGGAGAGTTTTGGCTTGTTGCTCAGTTGAGTGCTGAAAACACACTTGCCAAGTCTGTGGCCCTACTTAAGCAACTACCTGACATTGCTGAGAATTTCATGTCCCTGAAGCCCCATTTTGAGGCACTCATTAGGCTCGTGAAGGCGGCAATGGATGTAACCATGTGCATTGTTGAATTCAAGGAGCTACCATCTGAATACATTTCAGAGGATACTCCTCCCATGTCTGTTGCAAGTACTCACATTCCTATTGCTTCCTATTGGGTCATCAGAAGTATTGTGGCTTGTTCCTCACAAATTGCTAGTCTCGTAGGCATGAGAAATGA ATCCATTTCATCAACCACAGAGGCATGGGAATTATCTAGTCTGGCTCACAAAGTTAGCAGTATATATGAGCACCTCAAGAACCAACTGGTTCTTTGCTACCAATATATAG ATGACAAGAGGCATATAGAGGCCTTCCATAATCTGATACGTCTTTTCGAGACAGTCCATGTAGACAACATGAAAATTCTCAGAGCACTGATATATGCAAAGGATGATGTTCTTCCACTTGTAGATGGAACTACAAAATCAAGG GTTAGTCTCGAGGTACTAAGGAGAAAACATGTGTTGCTGCTCATATCAGATCTTGATCTTTCACAAGAAGAGATCCTGGTACTTGATAATTTGTACAAAGATGCCCGAGCGAGGGGTGATACGCACTATGAGATGGTATGGATCCCAGTTGTGGACAAAGCAACCTGGAATGAGACGAGCAAACAGAAGTTTGAGTATTTGCAATCATTGATGGCATGGTACAGTGTCTATGATCCTTTCATCATTGAACCATCAGCAATTAAGTACATCAAAGAAGTGTGGAATTTCTCAAAGACAGCTATTCTAGTGGCCCTTGATCCACAAGGCAAATTGTCCTCCCCTAATGTTGTCCATATGTTATGGATTTGGGGAAATTTGGCCTTCCCCTTCACAAGTGAGAAAGAAGAATCCTTGTGGAAGCAAGAGATTTGGAGCCTTGAGCTGCTTGTTGATGGCATTGATCCTACAGTTTTAGAATGG ATGACAGATGGAAAACTCATATGCCTGTATGGAGGCGAAGACCTGGAGTGGATTGAAAAATTCACAACCACAGCAATAAGTGTTGCAAAAGCTGGCAAGTTCGAGCTAGAGATGGCGTACGTGGGAAAGAGCAACGCGAAGGAGCGTATGCAGAAGATGATCAAGACCTTCACCACAAGAAAGTTCAGTTACTTCTGGCCCAACGTGACATCCATATGGTTCTTCTGGACGAGGCTAGAGAGCATGCTGTACTCCAAGCTGCAGCACGGGAGGACGGTAGAGAACGATGACATCATGAGCCAAGTCATGACCGTGCTCAGCTTCGATGGCAGCGATCGAGGCTGGGCGATCTTCTGCAGAGGCGCCACCGAGATGGCCAGAGCCAAGGGTGACAGTGCTCTGATATGCTTGCAGGACTTTGATAAGTGGAAGGACAGAATTGAGGAAGATGGTGTGGTGCAAGCAATGAATGATTATctcaacaaaaacaaaccaCCACATCACTGCAATCGCTTGATCCTTCCTGGTAGCACTGGTGGCATACCGCAGAAGGTTGTTTGTGCTGAGTGTGGACGCCAAATGGAGAAGTACTTCATGTATCGCTGTTGTGTGGAGTAA